In Pseudomonas asiatica, the following are encoded in one genomic region:
- a CDS encoding tyrosine-type recombinase/integrase → MAPRPRSPKNKTLPPNLYANGKYWRYKNPITGKMTSINKPYDEAVRLAKAANAKLAFLMTDNGEMLATITGDRLPTISALIDRFETEWLPERGYARSSLDEIGYKLKRYRTDIGHMLVGQFDVLAAAEYLDQFSNNAYTKHRALLVSLLTFAIAKGIVERNAADMTLLKKEAKKKRQRHTLEGVQKILDADTTPGWLKRAIRLGLTSLQRREDIVTWKKSAVDLIKNTIKVSPGKTDNYDTPIHLQIIMGKALRETVNECFRSPIISPLLIHYRPKARRQDQIEAKEHWTAVTPDYLSKSFRKARDAAKAYDHLDFEERPTFHEIRALGAWLYEQQKFPTEYVQALMGHATPEMTERYQDGHVEKGIEYVVVEANLML, encoded by the coding sequence ATGGCACCGCGCCCTCGCAGCCCGAAGAACAAGACGCTTCCGCCCAACCTGTACGCCAACGGGAAGTATTGGCGGTACAAGAACCCGATCACGGGGAAGATGACCAGCATCAATAAGCCCTATGACGAGGCGGTGCGCCTGGCCAAAGCCGCCAATGCCAAGCTGGCGTTCCTGATGACCGACAACGGCGAGATGCTGGCGACCATCACCGGGGACCGCCTGCCGACTATCAGCGCCCTGATCGATCGTTTCGAAACAGAATGGCTGCCCGAGCGCGGCTATGCGCGTTCGTCGCTGGACGAGATCGGCTACAAGCTCAAGCGGTACCGGACGGACATCGGACACATGCTGGTGGGGCAGTTCGACGTGTTGGCGGCAGCGGAATACCTGGACCAGTTCAGCAACAATGCCTACACGAAGCACCGCGCCCTGCTGGTAAGCCTGCTGACCTTCGCTATCGCCAAAGGCATAGTGGAGCGCAACGCCGCCGACATGACCCTGCTGAAGAAGGAAGCCAAGAAGAAGCGCCAGCGCCATACTCTGGAGGGCGTACAGAAGATCCTCGACGCCGATACAACCCCGGGCTGGCTAAAGCGCGCCATTCGATTGGGGCTTACCAGCCTGCAGCGCCGTGAAGACATCGTGACCTGGAAGAAGTCGGCGGTTGACCTGATCAAGAACACCATCAAGGTATCCCCCGGCAAGACCGACAACTACGACACGCCGATCCACCTGCAGATCATCATGGGCAAGGCACTGCGCGAGACGGTGAACGAGTGCTTTCGGTCGCCGATCATTTCACCCCTTCTGATCCATTACCGCCCGAAGGCGCGCCGTCAGGACCAGATCGAGGCGAAAGAACACTGGACGGCGGTTACCCCGGATTATCTGTCCAAGAGTTTCAGGAAGGCCAGGGACGCCGCGAAGGCCTACGACCACCTAGACTTCGAAGAGCGCCCAACTTTCCATGAGATCCGGGCCCTGGGCGCCTGGCTTTACGAGCAGCAGAAATTCCCTACGGAATACGTTCAGGCGCTGATGGGCCACGCAACACCTGAAATGACAGAGCGATATCAAGATGGCCACGTTGAGAAAGGGATCGAGTATGTGGTTGTAGAGGCGAATCTGATGCTATAG
- a CDS encoding ead/Ea22-like family protein gives MTIDKAKLKALAQRATPGQWVTEGEYINEHGHLLYAYVAHENSGMIAEAFANCRVKTDDECRGNAAFIAGANPANILALLSEIDALHDRAAYWRQRAKSAEGHLYSADFQIACDELHKVSNYADIPPKQLSEVQKARIGSAVHAVLRAVNAQRDRRRPADLIAYRDELAGKVICDLDLFEDLRDSAAEEAEQHRQYMANYRPQRQQTLDEIVKRCDALIAAVTVQRDNQNLTRQASDQSND, from the coding sequence ATGACCATCGATAAAGCAAAGCTGAAGGCGCTGGCCCAACGCGCCACACCTGGCCAGTGGGTCACGGAAGGCGAATACATCAATGAGCACGGCCACCTCCTGTACGCCTACGTGGCGCATGAGAACAGCGGGATGATCGCCGAGGCCTTCGCCAACTGCCGAGTTAAAACGGATGACGAGTGCCGAGGCAATGCAGCTTTCATCGCTGGCGCAAACCCGGCAAATATCCTCGCCCTGCTTTCGGAGATTGATGCGCTGCATGACCGTGCTGCCTACTGGCGCCAACGCGCCAAGAGCGCCGAGGGGCATCTGTACTCTGCTGATTTCCAGATTGCATGCGATGAGCTGCATAAGGTCAGCAACTACGCCGACATTCCGCCCAAGCAGCTCTCAGAAGTACAAAAGGCCCGGATCGGTTCCGCCGTTCACGCAGTGCTTCGGGCGGTGAATGCCCAGCGCGACCGGCGCCGACCAGCCGACTTAATCGCCTACCGCGATGAGCTAGCCGGCAAGGTGATCTGCGACTTGGACCTGTTCGAAGACCTGCGGGACAGCGCGGCAGAGGAAGCCGAGCAGCACCGCCAGTACATGGCCAATTATCGCCCCCAGCGCCAGCAGACGCTGGACGAAATCGTGAAACGCTGCGATGCACTTATCGCTGCCGTGACAGTTCAGCGTGACAACCAAAACCTGACGCGTCAGGCGTCGGACCAAAGTAACGACTGA
- a CDS encoding carbon storage regulator encodes MLMLSRNIGKAVIIGGNIRVSVAQVNGCQVRLGIEAPRGVIVDREEIHARRVAEGTVEEAPAFSIDEHVKLAADARRYRWLRDRERIEDPDEDLLVVRGDNWLSGEELDQEIDTALRLEALQQQVVQDQQP; translated from the coding sequence ATGCTTATGCTCAGCCGGAACATCGGCAAGGCCGTCATCATCGGCGGCAACATCCGGGTCAGTGTGGCCCAGGTTAACGGCTGCCAGGTTCGCCTGGGGATTGAGGCCCCGCGCGGGGTGATCGTTGACCGCGAAGAGATCCACGCCCGCCGCGTGGCTGAAGGTACCGTCGAGGAAGCGCCAGCGTTCAGCATCGACGAGCACGTCAAGCTGGCGGCAGATGCGCGCCGTTACCGCTGGCTGCGTGACCGCGAGCGCATCGAAGATCCTGACGAAGACCTGCTGGTAGTGCGCGGCGATAACTGGCTCTCCGGCGAAGAGCTGGATCAGGAGATCGACACCGCCCTGCGCCTGGAGGCCTTGCAGCAGCAGGTGGTACAGGATCAGCAGCCATGA
- a CDS encoding LuxR C-terminal-related transcriptional regulator: MNALTFGNWTGSLGLGLAERELQCVMAVACGMTSKEAARELGVAKDTIDKRLLAASTKLGVIKRAQLVAEAMRRGLISPMVVTICAVLVGHSVSSTDEFTRVRRQGERKIETRVATRRAECALAVA; this comes from the coding sequence ATGAACGCACTGACTTTCGGTAACTGGACTGGCAGCCTTGGGCTGGGCCTGGCGGAGCGCGAGCTTCAGTGCGTTATGGCTGTGGCATGCGGGATGACAAGCAAAGAAGCAGCCCGTGAGCTCGGTGTAGCCAAGGACACCATCGACAAGCGCCTGCTTGCGGCCAGCACCAAACTCGGTGTGATCAAGCGTGCACAGCTCGTGGCAGAAGCAATGCGAAGAGGCCTGATTTCCCCGATGGTCGTAACTATCTGCGCTGTGTTGGTTGGACATTCCGTATCCAGCACTGACGAATTCACACGCGTACGCCGTCAAGGCGAACGCAAGATTGAAACCCGTGTAGCAACTCGGCGCGCTGAGTGTGCCTTGGCGGTGGCGTGA
- a CDS encoding DUF1654 domain-containing protein yields MAKQKKQAAEQRTEMTGMERLVLRVSSMINHPIAQTQRWVTIHQLDTDSDQNWEEVMSMIAETPGIEMTFSDDGSVTLQWEADEEQTSTLAMDGAESEEEVAAPF; encoded by the coding sequence GTGGCCAAGCAAAAAAAACAAGCGGCAGAGCAGCGCACAGAGATGACAGGCATGGAGCGCTTGGTCTTGAGGGTTTCTTCGATGATCAACCATCCAATAGCTCAGACCCAGAGGTGGGTCACAATTCACCAGCTTGATACTGATAGCGATCAGAATTGGGAGGAGGTCATGAGCATGATTGCTGAAACCCCAGGGATAGAAATGACCTTCAGCGATGATGGAAGCGTGACGCTTCAGTGGGAGGCCGATGAAGAGCAGACCTCCACCTTGGCGATGGATGGGGCAGAATCCGAAGAGGAGGTCGCCGCCCCGTTTTAA
- a CDS encoding XRE family transcriptional regulator, producing the protein MELKDRLKHARRLKGLTQTELAEKAGIAQASISEIERGLSRSSSHLVKIAQICGVDALWLAEGVGSIPAPTEPGYALVGEQIQKLSAADMVRQMLAKTGSGLSEEARNRLLQAAEETDSHPGDGSAKVGATRGSAGDMIRIAHYDVRGAMGGGQVTHDYPEMLRDVRVSLSHLRELGLDFKEPHHLKLVTGWGQSMAPTIKDRDPLIVDVTVRDFNGDGVYFISWGGHEYIKRLQVADDEHYEMISDNPKHKDRMIRKEETYIQAKVLYVWNGNLL; encoded by the coding sequence ATGGAACTCAAAGATCGACTCAAACACGCCCGCCGCCTGAAAGGGCTTACCCAGACCGAGCTGGCCGAAAAGGCTGGCATCGCGCAAGCCTCAATCTCGGAAATCGAGAGAGGGCTCTCCCGATCCAGTAGCCACCTGGTAAAGATCGCCCAGATCTGCGGGGTTGATGCGCTATGGTTGGCGGAGGGCGTGGGTAGCATTCCCGCCCCAACCGAGCCTGGCTACGCTCTCGTCGGTGAGCAGATACAGAAGCTCTCGGCTGCTGACATGGTCAGGCAGATGCTGGCAAAAACGGGCTCGGGCCTGTCGGAAGAGGCGCGCAATCGTCTACTCCAAGCTGCCGAAGAGACCGATTCACACCCTGGCGACGGCTCTGCAAAGGTGGGTGCTACTCGTGGCTCCGCTGGCGATATGATCCGAATTGCACACTATGACGTGCGAGGAGCAATGGGTGGAGGCCAAGTAACGCACGACTACCCGGAGATGCTCAGAGACGTTCGCGTCAGCTTGAGCCACCTACGTGAACTGGGGCTTGATTTCAAAGAGCCACATCACCTGAAGCTCGTCACTGGCTGGGGTCAATCAATGGCTCCAACAATCAAGGATCGCGATCCATTAATTGTCGACGTGACTGTACGCGACTTCAACGGCGATGGAGTGTATTTCATCTCTTGGGGTGGGCATGAGTACATCAAGCGCCTCCAAGTCGCGGACGATGAGCATTACGAGATGATCTCCGACAACCCTAAGCATAAGGATCGGATGATCCGCAAAGAAGAGACCTACATCCAGGCAAAGGTCCTATACGTCTGGAATGGCAACCTTCTGTAG
- a CDS encoding Cro/CI family transcriptional regulator, producing MNEIFNDLVKFFGGQVATAKALGVTQGTVSGWVRGVHGCSADMALIIQAKTHGRFAASSIRPSLAESLPTLDQKVPAKSHQAQTNESAVNSSSTARASL from the coding sequence ATGAATGAAATCTTCAATGACCTGGTCAAGTTTTTTGGCGGCCAGGTGGCAACAGCGAAAGCGCTCGGCGTGACGCAAGGCACTGTCAGCGGCTGGGTGCGCGGCGTTCATGGCTGCTCTGCTGATATGGCCCTAATCATTCAGGCCAAAACTCATGGTCGTTTCGCCGCTTCAAGCATTCGTCCCTCGCTGGCGGAATCGCTCCCGACCTTGGATCAAAAGGTACCAGCCAAGAGCCATCAAGCGCAGACCAACGAATCTGCTGTGAATTCATCCAGTACAGCACGGGCGAGCTTATGA
- a CDS encoding Rha family transcriptional regulator: MSLITSEAITMSSQEIADLVGSRHDSVKRTIERLAEKSTISQPPLVAGPRSGNGVVVQEYLVNKRDSFVVVAQLSPEFTAALVDRWQELEQQVARPMTQAELIAASANHLVAIERKQAEQQQALAQVEDRTSRLEQVRYLDSVPSGFETITTIRDRINNRHGLPAWVVNAVMREVSGAPLPFAMVRSRHSEEGGQPFAIWPKPAITRRFDQFVEQCAYVTPERATHPEIPQGRFKINPRAPQ, from the coding sequence ATGAGCCTGATCACCTCCGAAGCGATCACCATGTCCTCGCAGGAGATTGCTGACCTTGTCGGCTCCCGGCATGACAGCGTGAAGCGCACCATAGAAAGACTCGCCGAGAAGAGCACTATTTCCCAGCCACCGTTGGTGGCTGGACCGCGCTCTGGCAATGGAGTTGTGGTGCAAGAGTACCTGGTGAACAAGCGCGATAGCTTCGTCGTCGTAGCCCAACTCTCCCCAGAGTTCACGGCAGCCCTTGTCGATCGCTGGCAGGAACTGGAGCAGCAAGTCGCACGCCCGATGACCCAGGCGGAGCTGATCGCGGCCAGTGCAAACCACCTGGTGGCGATCGAGCGCAAGCAGGCGGAGCAGCAGCAGGCTCTGGCGCAGGTAGAAGACCGTACCAGCCGGCTGGAGCAGGTCCGCTATCTCGACTCCGTGCCCAGCGGTTTCGAGACCATCACCACGATCCGCGACCGTATCAACAATCGCCATGGTCTGCCGGCCTGGGTGGTAAACGCAGTGATGCGTGAGGTTTCGGGCGCTCCGCTGCCGTTCGCCATGGTGCGCAGCCGCCATTCCGAAGAAGGGGGGCAGCCGTTCGCGATCTGGCCCAAGCCTGCCATTACGCGCCGATTTGACCAGTTCGTGGAGCAATGTGCGTACGTCACACCCGAGCGTGCAACCCACCCCGAGATCCCACAAGGGCGATTCAAGATCAACCCGAGGGCGCCGCAATGA
- a CDS encoding helix-turn-helix domain-containing protein, with the protein MSMELMVKAMKTKVGNPLRKLVLIKLADNASDQGECWPSYQHVADQCEIGRSTVKLHIRELEKAGLLRREYRRKGDLNQSNIFHLTLGGGAAGDLGGGAGDNPPGAGDNPGGGAGAAPRTSHSSEPVKEPKPMCTSVADGFDQFWKLYPKKKSRKDALKAWNKLNPDAELQAVMIAALGRHCVSRDWTKDSGQYIPMASTWINGERWHDVLQPAGATAQGGAFNNLPQHTDDMYQESHDGRPNF; encoded by the coding sequence ATGAGCATGGAATTGATGGTCAAGGCCATGAAGACCAAGGTTGGCAACCCGCTGCGTAAGCTGGTGCTGATCAAGCTGGCGGACAACGCCAGCGACCAGGGCGAGTGCTGGCCCTCGTACCAGCATGTTGCGGACCAATGCGAGATCGGCAGGTCGACAGTAAAACTGCACATCCGGGAACTTGAAAAGGCTGGACTGTTGCGCCGCGAGTATCGCCGTAAAGGCGATCTCAACCAGTCGAATATCTTTCATCTCACACTCGGTGGTGGGGCAGCTGGTGACCTAGGGGGTGGGGCAGGAGATAACCCACCTGGGGCAGGAGATAACCCAGGGGGTGGGGCAGGAGCTGCCCCCAGAACCAGTCACTCTTCTGAACCAGTCAAGGAACCTAAACCTATGTGCACTTCGGTGGCGGATGGGTTCGACCAGTTCTGGAAGCTGTACCCGAAGAAAAAAAGCCGGAAGGACGCCCTGAAGGCCTGGAACAAGCTCAATCCTGACGCTGAGCTGCAGGCCGTGATGATCGCAGCGCTTGGACGCCATTGCGTATCGCGTGACTGGACCAAGGACTCCGGCCAGTACATCCCGATGGCCTCCACCTGGATCAACGGCGAACGCTGGCACGACGTTCTGCAGCCAGCCGGCGCAACCGCTCAAGGCGGCGCATTCAACAACCTCCCGCAGCACACCGATGACATGTACCAGGAGAGCCACGATGGCCGCCCAAATTTCTGA
- a CDS encoding ATP-binding protein, whose protein sequence is MAAQISDLFHRTPAKRIFSGECPVHGRVDMSEVEQLDGSMLARGCKRCAWEALHTTPRASAERALANAQHKAEKASEALIAAGITPRFAGATFDSYRAETEPQHRALAKCQAYAEQFPANFRAGRSLLLTGNVGCGKTHLASAIVRTVVADQCRALIIPAGDIVSIARASMAPGSGYTDRDVAVHLGGLDLLVIDEIGAQKGSEYELGLLHSIIDRRYQSVLPTVVISNLSADGLKSYIGDRALDRLRQNGGQQVGFTWESKRAAA, encoded by the coding sequence ATGGCCGCCCAAATTTCTGATCTGTTCCACCGTACCCCGGCCAAGCGCATCTTCTCCGGCGAGTGCCCAGTGCATGGCCGAGTCGATATGAGTGAAGTCGAGCAGCTGGATGGCTCGATGCTGGCGCGTGGCTGCAAGCGCTGCGCTTGGGAGGCCCTGCATACCACCCCCCGCGCCTCGGCAGAGCGCGCCCTGGCCAATGCCCAGCACAAGGCCGAGAAAGCCAGCGAAGCGCTGATCGCTGCCGGGATCACCCCGCGCTTTGCTGGCGCCACCTTCGACAGCTACCGCGCCGAGACGGAGCCGCAGCACAGGGCTCTGGCCAAGTGCCAGGCCTATGCCGAGCAGTTCCCGGCCAACTTCCGGGCTGGCCGCTCCCTGCTGCTGACCGGCAATGTCGGCTGCGGTAAGACTCACCTGGCCAGCGCTATCGTCCGCACGGTGGTGGCCGATCAATGCCGTGCGCTGATCATCCCGGCCGGGGACATTGTGAGCATTGCCCGCGCCTCCATGGCGCCCGGATCGGGTTACACCGATCGTGACGTGGCAGTCCATCTTGGCGGCTTGGATCTGCTGGTGATTGATGAGATCGGTGCGCAGAAGGGCAGCGAGTACGAGCTGGGCCTGCTGCACAGCATCATCGACCGCCGGTATCAGTCCGTGCTGCCGACTGTGGTGATCAGCAACTTGAGCGCTGACGGCCTCAAGTCCTACATTGGGGATCGCGCCCTTGACCGCCTGCGCCAGAACGGCGGGCAGCAAGTCGGGTTCACTTGGGAGTCGAAGAGGGCTGCGGCATGA
- a CDS encoding replicative DNA helicase, producing MRALYSDEAEHGVLGAVIHASLQQDVGLVEDMLGQMTSADFYHADNAALFEAMLECREQAMPIDPVTLGAVQRLLPGGDNVMAYAAELASKVPSLANWKAYAKHVKEWGVIRRILDVAGDAQEMVQAGAPTGEVIAAAQQAMADLRNLDGEAKGYKRLDQWMGDAADLVDEKHRGVAPKWPSTGLEKLDELAQGLRPKKVTVIAGLPGSGKTTLALQIAQHNAVKERKPWLVFSIEMPGEELGLRAIASLGGVALHKLDNPTQMREDDWARMSGAVGLALEAPLFVCDDPVQTPSTIRATARQCQREHGLAGIVVDYLTLVRSERGGRSRTEEVGKISKALLQLAKEMAIPVIELAQLNRDSTKRPGKKPQSSDLRDSGEIEADASCILMVHRDMDTEEGQNGLTEILMTKCRHARVGSCIVQQEGQYGRFATYAGSLPSDDEVEAGRGSYAQRYKGAGL from the coding sequence ATGAGGGCTCTCTACAGCGACGAGGCTGAGCACGGCGTGCTTGGCGCGGTCATTCACGCTTCGCTGCAGCAGGATGTGGGCCTGGTCGAGGACATGCTCGGCCAGATGACCTCAGCCGACTTCTATCATGCCGACAATGCGGCACTGTTCGAGGCCATGCTGGAGTGCCGCGAGCAAGCCATGCCCATCGATCCGGTGACCTTGGGCGCGGTGCAGCGCCTGCTTCCAGGTGGTGACAACGTCATGGCCTATGCCGCTGAGCTGGCCAGCAAGGTGCCTTCGCTGGCCAACTGGAAGGCCTACGCCAAGCACGTCAAGGAGTGGGGCGTGATCCGCCGCATTCTGGACGTGGCGGGTGACGCGCAGGAAATGGTGCAGGCCGGCGCACCTACCGGCGAAGTAATTGCTGCAGCCCAGCAGGCCATGGCAGACCTGCGCAACCTTGATGGGGAGGCAAAGGGCTACAAGCGGTTGGACCAATGGATGGGAGATGCCGCCGACCTGGTGGACGAAAAACACCGCGGCGTGGCGCCGAAGTGGCCATCCACGGGGCTCGAAAAGCTGGATGAGCTGGCCCAAGGTCTTCGTCCGAAGAAGGTGACGGTAATTGCCGGCCTGCCGGGCAGTGGTAAGACCACCCTGGCCCTGCAGATCGCCCAGCACAACGCCGTCAAGGAGCGGAAGCCGTGGCTGGTGTTCTCCATCGAAATGCCTGGCGAAGAACTGGGGCTGCGCGCTATCGCCTCGCTGGGAGGGGTGGCTCTGCACAAGCTGGATAACCCGACCCAGATGCGCGAGGACGACTGGGCCAGGATGAGCGGCGCCGTAGGATTGGCCCTGGAAGCCCCGCTATTCGTCTGTGACGACCCCGTGCAGACGCCGTCCACCATTCGCGCCACGGCTCGGCAGTGCCAGCGCGAGCACGGACTGGCCGGCATCGTGGTCGACTACCTGACCCTGGTGCGCAGCGAGCGTGGTGGCCGATCTCGTACCGAGGAGGTGGGCAAGATCAGCAAGGCCCTGCTGCAGCTGGCCAAGGAAATGGCCATCCCGGTCATCGAGCTGGCCCAGCTGAACCGTGATTCGACCAAGCGCCCCGGCAAGAAACCCCAATCCAGCGACCTGCGCGACTCCGGTGAGATCGAGGCCGACGCCAGCTGCATCCTGATGGTGCACCGCGACATGGATACGGAGGAGGGCCAGAACGGCCTCACTGAGATTCTGATGACCAAGTGTCGCCATGCGCGGGTTGGCAGCTGCATCGTCCAGCAGGAGGGGCAGTATGGCCGGTTCGCCACCTACGCCGGATCGCTGCCCAGTGATGATGAGGTCGAGGCTGGGCGTGGCAGCTACGCCCAGCGCTACAAGGGGGCTGGCCTGTGA
- a CDS encoding Lar family restriction alleviation protein produces the protein MTEPIKMAPCPFCEGPPCITAKDEAGTEISEGRTFDPADEFPMVSAHVWCHDCGAQGPNIDTLTLGTFEHLYDLQVVDVMRIAVESWNNRHANARACYDAGDQKGLNLWPRREA, from the coding sequence GTGACTGAGCCGATCAAGATGGCGCCCTGCCCCTTCTGCGAAGGGCCGCCCTGCATCACGGCCAAGGATGAAGCCGGTACCGAAATCTCTGAGGGCCGCACCTTCGACCCGGCTGACGAGTTCCCGATGGTCTCGGCGCACGTCTGGTGTCACGACTGCGGCGCGCAGGGGCCGAACATCGACACGCTGACCCTGGGCACGTTCGAGCACCTGTATGACCTGCAGGTGGTGGATGTGATGCGGATCGCCGTGGAGAGCTGGAACAACCGCCACGCGAATGCCCGCGCCTGCTACGACGCGGGCGATCAGAAAGGCCTGAACCTGTGGCCAAGGAGGGAGGCATGA
- a CDS encoding tyrosine-type recombinase/integrase has product MSDTKTLTVTLSDAEIRRHAAGEVFQLRDTRHRELRFRFSTVDRSRGAWHVVVRGRWGKAGDYPGINTKTMLATLPAILARRAADADAKSTTTSWATVGDVLAWYRDRMNRDRGLSAKRKASAKSALDRHLMPRLGDLLLAETNKQAIDQRLMWPLQERYALSFVRSVYGVLSVAFRQALRLDMLPANPMASLKFTDFVRTRIRPRPARLRGDDVPGLLVVVAQRFEAEPAGCMLALMMLCHGSRLGETRLARWRNVNLEAGRWFIPAGDTKTKAEHTLPLTAQACALLRRYQRLQTAQGYTGLLLFPGSHGAPLSPSKANTLFTDLAKGEWSSHDLRKVARTAWTDLGVDYMVGELLLNHAMKDLDATYIHTTAEGLKRQALEAWHKHLDGQGFAAIHTETLPGQKTGPVAVDATTGAGCSTAQHPSQGRMHDQEFNPGVGHE; this is encoded by the coding sequence ATGAGCGACACCAAGACCCTCACCGTTACCCTCAGTGACGCGGAGATCCGCCGGCACGCTGCCGGCGAAGTCTTCCAGCTGCGCGATACCCGTCACCGGGAGCTGCGATTCCGATTCTCGACTGTTGACCGCTCCCGTGGCGCCTGGCACGTCGTAGTGCGCGGGCGCTGGGGCAAGGCAGGTGATTACCCGGGGATCAACACCAAGACCATGCTGGCCACGCTGCCGGCGATCCTGGCCCGCCGTGCCGCCGATGCCGACGCCAAGTCCACCACCACCAGCTGGGCCACGGTGGGCGACGTGCTGGCGTGGTACCGCGACCGGATGAACCGTGATCGAGGCCTGTCCGCCAAGCGCAAGGCCAGTGCCAAGTCGGCGCTGGATCGCCACCTGATGCCTCGCCTTGGTGATCTGCTGCTGGCCGAGACCAACAAGCAGGCGATCGATCAGCGCCTGATGTGGCCGCTGCAGGAGCGCTATGCCCTGTCCTTCGTGCGTTCGGTCTACGGCGTGCTTTCGGTGGCGTTCCGCCAGGCCCTGCGTCTGGACATGCTGCCCGCCAACCCCATGGCCTCGTTGAAGTTCACCGACTTCGTGCGGACCCGGATCAGGCCGCGACCGGCACGACTGCGCGGGGATGATGTGCCGGGCCTGCTGGTGGTGGTGGCCCAGCGCTTCGAGGCGGAGCCGGCGGGCTGCATGCTGGCTCTCATGATGCTGTGCCACGGTTCGCGGTTGGGCGAGACCCGGCTGGCGCGCTGGCGCAACGTCAACCTTGAAGCGGGCCGCTGGTTCATTCCGGCGGGTGACACGAAGACGAAGGCCGAGCACACGCTGCCATTGACCGCCCAGGCCTGCGCACTGCTGCGCCGGTACCAGCGCTTGCAGACCGCCCAGGGTTACACCGGTCTGCTGCTGTTTCCGGGCAGCCACGGTGCACCGCTGAGCCCGAGCAAGGCCAACACCTTGTTCACCGATCTGGCCAAGGGCGAATGGTCGAGCCACGACCTGCGCAAGGTGGCCCGTACAGCGTGGACCGACCTCGGCGTGGACTACATGGTGGGCGAGCTGCTGCTGAACCACGCCATGAAGGATCTCGACGCCACCTACATCCACACCACGGCCGAAGGGCTGAAACGTCAGGCGCTGGAGGCCTGGCACAAGCACCTCGACGGGCAGGGATTCGCCGCCATTCACACCGAGACATTGCCGGGACAGAAAACCGGGCCTGTAGCCGTTGACGCCACTACCGGCGCGGGTTGCAGCACCGCACAGCATCCATCCCAAGGGAGGATGCACGACCAAGAATTCAACCCAGGAGTTGGCCATGAGTGA
- a CDS encoding antiterminator Q family protein, whose translation MKKRTYVDKALGDTEYLLEQWGWWRMSEMGVPRYVSPLYALMRDNVPSEGGARQHVITDDLALIIDGAVARLTKRNQQMGDFVWAYYGSKHPAMRVGREAGMSERKAREIIKAGVAWIDCALEEIREAA comes from the coding sequence ATGAAGAAACGAACCTACGTGGACAAGGCGCTGGGCGATACCGAGTACCTGCTGGAGCAGTGGGGCTGGTGGCGGATGAGTGAGATGGGTGTGCCCCGGTACGTGTCGCCGCTTTACGCGCTCATGCGTGACAACGTGCCTAGTGAAGGAGGTGCCCGGCAGCATGTGATCACTGACGACCTGGCCCTGATCATCGACGGCGCTGTGGCCAGGCTGACGAAGCGCAACCAGCAGATGGGGGATTTCGTGTGGGCCTACTACGGATCGAAGCACCCGGCCATGCGAGTTGGAAGGGAGGCAGGCATGTCCGAGCGCAAGGCGCGGGAGATCATCAAGGCCGGCGTTGCATGGATCGATTGTGCGCTCGAAGAAATTCGAGAGGCGGCGTAA
- a CDS encoding acyloxyacyl hydrolase — MKNVLAVVALSLFAASAGAAELSGALGATGQGGLTARVGIGFNWDKSWFESSTGRLTGYWDAGYTYWEAGDASGGAHSLSFAPVFVYEFGSGNVKPFVEAGIGLAVFSGTSAGDQDFGSAFNFEDRIGAGLKIGETQKVGIRAIHYSNAGIKQPNDGIESYSLFYSHQI, encoded by the coding sequence ATGAAAAACGTTCTCGCCGTTGTGGCGCTTTCCCTTTTCGCTGCGTCCGCCGGAGCGGCTGAGCTATCCGGAGCGCTTGGCGCGACAGGCCAAGGTGGTCTTACAGCGCGCGTCGGCATTGGCTTTAACTGGGACAAAAGCTGGTTTGAATCCAGTACTGGCCGTCTAACCGGTTACTGGGATGCTGGGTATACCTATTGGGAAGCAGGAGATGCTTCCGGTGGCGCTCACTCGCTGTCCTTTGCGCCAGTTTTCGTTTACGAGTTCGGCAGCGGTAACGTGAAGCCATTCGTTGAGGCTGGCATCGGCCTGGCGGTCTTCTCTGGTACGTCCGCAGGTGACCAGGACTTTGGTTCGGCCTTCAACTTCGAAGACCGCATCGGTGCGGGCTTGAAGATCGGCGAGACGCAGAAGGTTGGCATCCGAGCGATTCACTACTCCAACGCTGGCATTAAGCAGCCCAACGACGGTATCGAGTCGTACTCGCTGTTCTACAGCCACCAGATTTAA